From Gimesia panareensis, the proteins below share one genomic window:
- a CDS encoding GntP family permease, producing the protein MELSAWVIVIILAGVAIVIGGVLFFRLHAFLALLAGAICVGVLTPAQQIEETALRKNKFKIIEVAPENRKIVIEVEKAGMLQKGRLLLIMGSEQPKFPLVTIAETEVVEVTSEFTKDSQRRIIADLQVLDDSASREIRLDDFAITPTNYQAAIKAGEQSVGERVAAGFGSTCAKIGILIALAAIIGMCLLESGAAERIVRSAINFVGEKLAPVAFMASGFLLAIPVFFDTVFYLLIPLGKAMRFRTGKNYLLYVLAIVTGGTMAHSLVPPTPGPLFVAEQLGVDIATMIIGGMIVGSIAAIVGLGYATLINKHCELPFRDSADVTKEDLEKLSSKKLEELPSFWLSLTPILLPVVLIAGSTLLKFKSISESIPDNIQSLIMTLGNKNIALGIAAVIALATLVRQKKASLGELSESIQASLSTGGVIILITAAGGAFGGVLQQTGVSFLIESLPDVSPLMLVTLAFLITTAIRTAQGSSTVAMITTVGILGGIAESATLGFHPVYLALAIGCGSKPLSWMNDSGFWVIGKMSGMTEGETLKYITPMTALMGVVGFIVVLLGVTFFPMA; encoded by the coding sequence ATGGAACTGAGCGCTTGGGTCATCGTGATTATTTTAGCCGGGGTGGCCATCGTCATTGGTGGCGTCCTGTTTTTTCGCCTGCATGCTTTCCTGGCATTGCTGGCAGGTGCCATTTGTGTAGGTGTCTTGACGCCCGCCCAGCAGATCGAAGAGACAGCCCTCCGTAAGAACAAGTTTAAAATCATCGAGGTCGCTCCCGAGAACCGGAAGATCGTCATCGAGGTCGAAAAGGCCGGGATGCTGCAGAAGGGGAGGCTGCTGCTGATCATGGGGAGTGAGCAGCCCAAGTTCCCACTGGTTACGATTGCCGAAACCGAAGTGGTCGAGGTGACCTCTGAATTTACCAAAGACAGCCAGCGGAGGATCATCGCCGACCTCCAGGTGCTTGATGACAGCGCCAGCCGGGAGATTCGTCTCGACGATTTCGCAATTACGCCAACCAACTATCAGGCCGCGATCAAAGCGGGGGAGCAGTCGGTGGGCGAACGGGTCGCAGCGGGCTTCGGTTCGACCTGTGCCAAGATCGGGATCCTGATCGCGCTGGCGGCGATCATCGGTATGTGTCTGCTGGAGAGTGGTGCTGCAGAGCGGATCGTCCGATCGGCGATTAATTTTGTGGGCGAGAAGCTGGCCCCGGTCGCCTTCATGGCCAGCGGGTTTCTGCTGGCGATCCCCGTCTTCTTTGATACGGTGTTCTACCTGTTGATACCACTCGGAAAAGCGATGCGGTTCCGCACCGGGAAAAACTACCTGCTGTATGTGCTGGCAATTGTCACAGGCGGCACGATGGCGCACTCCCTGGTGCCGCCGACCCCGGGACCGCTGTTCGTAGCGGAGCAACTGGGTGTCGATATCGCGACCATGATCATCGGCGGGATGATTGTCGGCAGCATCGCTGCGATCGTCGGGCTGGGTTACGCCACTCTGATCAACAAACACTGCGAACTTCCCTTTCGGGATTCAGCCGATGTCACGAAGGAAGATCTGGAGAAACTCTCCAGCAAAAAACTGGAAGAGCTGCCATCTTTCTGGCTCTCGCTGACGCCTATCCTGCTGCCCGTTGTGTTAATTGCAGGTTCGACCCTATTAAAATTCAAATCGATCAGCGAATCGATTCCCGATAATATACAGTCGCTGATCATGACCCTGGGGAATAAAAACATCGCCCTGGGCATCGCTGCGGTCATCGCCCTGGCGACTCTGGTGCGTCAGAAGAAAGCTTCGCTGGGGGAACTCTCGGAATCGATCCAGGCTTCACTCTCCACGGGGGGCGTAATTATTCTGATCACGGCTGCCGGTGGTGCCTTCGGAGGGGTACTGCAGCAGACGGGCGTCAGTTTCCTGATTGAATCTCTGCCCGATGTTTCACCATTGATGCTGGTTACGCTGGCGTTCCTGATTACGACCGCAATCCGCACGGCCCAGGGATCGTCCACCGTGGCGATGATCACCACTGTCGGGATTCTGGGCGGGATCGCCGAATCCGCGACACTCGGTTTTCACCCGGTCTATCTGGCGTTGGCGATTGGCTGTGGTTCGAAGCCACTCTCCTGGATGAACGACAGCGGCTTCTGGGTCATCGGTAAAATGAGCGGCATGACCGAAGGGGAGACGCTGAAGTACATCACGCCGATGACGGCCCTGATGGGCGTGGTAGGGTTCATTGTCGTCCTGCTGGGAGTGACTTTTTTCCCGATGGCATAA